A region of Chitinophaga horti DNA encodes the following proteins:
- a CDS encoding response regulator transcription factor, which produces MHNLLLLEDDANLAADIKAQLEREAFHVEVRFDGLMAEKTALRQTFDCIILDINVPGKNGYEVCRAIRQEGITTPVIMLTAFGEVEDKLDGFDSGADDYLTKPFYFRELLARIKALLKRGGQANGATGIVSIDTLEIDISKKQVSRAGQVIHLTGREFNILSMLAAAPGQPVSKKELISAIWGTSVEVNTNTIEVFINSLRNKIDKNQPVKLIHTRFGFGYYISTAPYEAS; this is translated from the coding sequence ATGCACAATTTACTCCTACTGGAAGACGATGCCAACCTGGCCGCCGACATCAAGGCGCAGCTGGAGCGCGAAGCGTTTCATGTGGAAGTGCGGTTCGACGGGTTGATGGCGGAAAAGACGGCCCTCCGGCAAACGTTCGACTGCATCATTCTCGATATTAACGTACCCGGCAAAAATGGCTACGAGGTGTGCCGCGCCATCCGCCAGGAAGGTATTACTACGCCGGTAATCATGCTTACCGCCTTCGGCGAGGTGGAAGATAAGCTGGACGGCTTTGACAGTGGGGCAGACGATTATCTTACCAAACCTTTTTATTTCCGCGAACTGCTCGCCCGCATTAAAGCCCTGCTCAAACGGGGCGGACAGGCGAATGGGGCAACGGGCATCGTATCCATCGATACGCTGGAAATTGACATAAGCAAGAAACAGGTAAGCCGCGCCGGACAAGTGATTCACCTCACAGGGCGGGAGTTTAACATTCTCTCGATGCTGGCAGCAGCGCCCGGGCAGCCCGTTTCCAAAAAAGAGCTGATCAGTGCGATATGGGGCACATCGGTGGAAGTGAATACCAATACCATTGAGGTGTTCATTAATTCACTTCGCAACAAAATCGATAAAAACCAGCCGGTAAAATTGATCCATACCCGCTTTGGGTTTGGGTATTACATCAGCACAGCGCCTTATGAAGCTTCGTAA
- a CDS encoding sensor histidine kinase, which yields MKLRKKILRSFSFFFILILGFTLGSVYYISSINRQQGFYERIKDLNITVLKLLSTAERIDKSLIDNFDETTIYTLHDEKILLFDSTGKNIYTSIDDAKIPYARGLLRELRDNHRNEITQSEGKFDIVAHTIYHNGKKYFAIGKAYDKAGRDNLHFLAWLLIIIFIISLSLSFFVTLFLSKQITQPITLLTRQVDRISATNLEKVAVPASTDEIASLATGFNNMLSRVDESFTYQKNFIQHVSHELKNPIAVLIANIERGLHDDSPEVRKQSLEFQKEGLMQIAGVINTLIAISRYDTDTPQKFTDTVHIDELLFECTDELQVIYPQSRFGFNTADSIQSTDDMEVRGDARMLKLAFYNLLKNATEYAADGAASMEVSREDDWLQLRILNDGETIPKEEQAFLFGYFFRGSNSRNKSGIGLGLVMCARIFRLHGATVTYSIAEGRNCFTLRLPS from the coding sequence ATGAAGCTTCGTAAAAAGATACTCCGCTCGTTTTCTTTCTTCTTTATACTGATCCTGGGATTCACCCTGGGAAGTGTGTACTATATTTCATCGATCAACCGCCAGCAGGGGTTTTACGAACGCATCAAAGATCTTAACATCACCGTATTAAAGCTACTTTCCACCGCAGAACGTATCGACAAAAGCCTGATCGATAATTTCGACGAAACGACGATCTATACACTGCACGACGAAAAAATATTACTCTTCGACAGTACCGGCAAAAATATCTATACCAGTATCGACGATGCCAAAATCCCTTATGCACGCGGCCTGCTGCGAGAGCTGCGCGACAATCACAGAAATGAGATCACACAAAGTGAAGGTAAGTTTGATATTGTCGCTCATACGATCTATCACAACGGGAAAAAATATTTTGCCATCGGCAAGGCGTACGATAAGGCAGGGCGCGATAACCTGCACTTCCTGGCCTGGCTGCTCATCATCATTTTCATTATCTCACTTTCGCTTTCGTTTTTCGTCACTTTGTTTTTATCAAAACAGATCACGCAGCCCATTACGCTGCTTACCCGTCAGGTAGACCGCATATCCGCCACCAACCTGGAGAAGGTGGCGGTGCCTGCCAGTACCGACGAAATAGCTTCGCTGGCAACCGGCTTCAACAACATGTTAAGCCGGGTGGACGAATCTTTCACTTACCAGAAGAATTTTATCCAGCACGTATCGCACGAATTAAAGAATCCCATTGCTGTATTGATCGCCAATATTGAACGGGGGCTGCACGACGATTCGCCGGAGGTACGCAAACAAAGTCTTGAGTTTCAAAAAGAAGGGCTGATGCAGATTGCTGGTGTGATCAATACCCTCATCGCCATTTCGCGCTACGATACCGATACCCCGCAAAAGTTTACCGACACCGTGCATATAGACGAGCTGCTGTTCGAGTGTACAGACGAATTGCAGGTTATTTATCCGCAGAGTCGCTTTGGCTTTAACACGGCCGACAGCATTCAAAGTACCGACGATATGGAAGTGCGCGGCGACGCACGTATGCTGAAGCTTGCCTTCTACAATCTGCTTAAAAACGCCACCGAATACGCCGCCGACGGGGCTGCATCCATGGAAGTAAGCAGGGAAGACGACTGGCTGCAACTGCGTATTTTGAATGATGGAGAAACCATCCCGAAAGAGGAACAAGCGTTCCTGTTCGGCTACTTCTTCAGGGGCAGCAATAGCCGTAATAAAAGCGGCATTGGCCTGGGACTGGTGATGTGCGCCCGTATTTTTCGGCTGCATGGCGCCACTGTTACCTATAGCATCGCCGAAGGTCGCAATTGTTTTACCCTCCGTTTGCCATCTTAA
- a CDS encoding TolC family protein produces MKYLPYILLLATSFSAKAQQPLSITPDQADSLFLQQNLLLLAEQYNIDAQDALILQAKAYPNPQFSAELHTWDTDNRKAFLLGYNGEKVFAFEQLLVLGGKRKTAVAIAKQHKELAKAELGELLRSLRQQLHNSLLSLYQQQNVIAHYDHQLKALDTLITRFSEQAAKGNLPLQEVVRLKSVYLKINNDRSEMAAEEVEALKNLQLLLQTDAQVRPVISDETFDRLLKLSDTSQLYRLAIENRPDVQLARGQQALSQLQLSLEKRQRVPDVNFTVSYDQQGNAWRNQYMTGIGIPLPLWDRNRGNIRAAEAGTKATALYSRQKETSVRAEVFAAWQDMQRTMKAYTNVKQLYTNDFDTVLQGINSNFLRRNITILEFVDFLESYNESLTAFEEVKNQLAAAAEQINFVTATNVY; encoded by the coding sequence ATGAAATATTTGCCGTATATCCTGTTGCTGGCAACTTCTTTCTCCGCGAAAGCCCAACAGCCACTTTCTATTACGCCAGACCAGGCCGACAGCCTGTTTCTGCAACAAAACCTGTTGCTGCTGGCAGAACAATATAACATCGATGCACAGGATGCACTCATCCTGCAAGCTAAAGCTTATCCCAATCCACAGTTCTCGGCCGAACTGCACACCTGGGATACCGATAACCGTAAAGCCTTTTTGCTCGGTTACAATGGTGAAAAAGTATTTGCTTTCGAACAATTACTGGTGCTCGGCGGTAAACGCAAAACCGCTGTCGCCATTGCCAAACAACATAAAGAACTGGCGAAGGCCGAGCTGGGCGAATTGCTCCGTAGCCTGCGCCAGCAACTGCATAATAGCCTGCTATCCCTTTACCAGCAGCAAAACGTAATCGCGCATTACGACCACCAGCTGAAAGCGCTGGATACCCTCATTACCCGTTTTAGTGAACAGGCAGCCAAAGGCAACCTGCCATTGCAGGAAGTGGTGCGACTGAAATCTGTTTACCTGAAAATTAATAACGATCGCTCGGAGATGGCGGCGGAAGAAGTGGAAGCGTTGAAGAACCTGCAACTGCTGTTACAAACAGACGCGCAGGTGCGGCCCGTCATCTCCGACGAAACGTTCGACCGGTTACTGAAATTATCGGACACCAGCCAGCTTTACCGCCTGGCTATCGAAAACCGCCCGGATGTACAGCTGGCCCGCGGCCAACAGGCGCTTTCGCAATTGCAGCTGAGCCTGGAAAAAAGGCAGCGTGTACCGGATGTAAACTTCACCGTGAGTTACGACCAGCAGGGCAACGCCTGGCGCAACCAGTACATGACGGGCATCGGCATTCCTTTACCGCTGTGGGACAGGAACCGTGGCAACATCCGTGCAGCAGAAGCCGGCACAAAGGCCACCGCACTTTATAGCCGCCAGAAAGAAACTTCAGTAAGAGCCGAAGTATTTGCCGCCTGGCAGGACATGCAGCGTACCATGAAGGCGTATACGAACGTGAAGCAGCTTTACACCAACGACTTCGACACCGTGTTACAAGGCATTAACAGCAACTTCCTGCGCCGCAATATTACCATCCTGGAGTTTGTGGACTTCCTCGAATCGTACAACGAATCGCTGACCGCCTTTGAAGAAGTGAAAAATCAGCTCGCGGCGGCGGCAGAACAAATCAATTTCGTGACCGCAACTAATGTTTACTAA
- a CDS encoding efflux RND transporter periplasmic adaptor subunit encodes MKHFLYAPLLVLLASSCQPGTKHEERNWSFSLSDSMMARCEFAKAQTSDVRNELKLFGKVAADNNRLAQVYPLVGGNVMKINVELGDYVKQGQVLAVVRSGEVADFQRQQLDANADVALAEKNYQVAQELYEGKLNSEKDVTAAARELEKAKAEQDRINEIYHIYSLKNGSTINITAPNSGFIVSKNINQNEQLRSDKTDALFSIAQIDEVWVLANVNESDISRVAVGYEADINTMSYGNQTFHGKVDRIFNAIDPDTKAMKVLIRIPNKDLLLKPEMSATVTLRFSENKKLVAVPASAVIFDKSKNWTMVFKDRNNIETRQVRVYSQVGDVAYISEGLQENEQVISKNGIMVYDALND; translated from the coding sequence ATGAAGCATTTCTTATATGCCCCGCTGCTCGTCCTCCTCGCCAGCAGCTGCCAGCCGGGCACAAAACACGAGGAACGCAACTGGAGCTTTTCGCTGAGCGACAGCATGATGGCACGCTGCGAGTTCGCCAAAGCCCAAACGTCCGACGTGCGTAATGAACTGAAATTATTCGGCAAAGTCGCCGCTGATAATAATCGCCTCGCACAGGTATATCCCTTAGTAGGTGGTAATGTGATGAAGATTAACGTGGAACTGGGTGACTATGTAAAACAAGGCCAGGTGCTGGCCGTGGTGCGAAGTGGTGAAGTGGCCGACTTCCAGCGCCAGCAGCTGGATGCCAATGCCGATGTGGCCCTGGCGGAAAAGAACTACCAGGTAGCGCAGGAACTGTACGAGGGTAAACTCAATTCAGAAAAGGATGTAACCGCTGCCGCCCGTGAGCTGGAGAAAGCGAAGGCCGAACAGGACCGAATCAACGAGATCTACCATATCTACAGCCTCAAAAATGGTTCTACGATAAACATCACCGCACCTAACAGCGGGTTTATCGTATCCAAAAATATTAACCAGAACGAGCAGCTGCGCAGCGATAAAACAGATGCCCTGTTCTCCATCGCGCAAATTGACGAAGTGTGGGTGCTGGCTAATGTGAACGAGTCGGACATATCGCGGGTGGCCGTGGGCTATGAGGCCGACATCAACACGATGAGTTACGGCAATCAGACCTTCCATGGTAAGGTAGACCGCATCTTTAACGCGATCGATCCGGATACGAAGGCGATGAAGGTATTGATCCGCATCCCGAATAAAGACCTGTTGCTGAAACCGGAAATGAGCGCCACCGTCACCCTGCGCTTCTCCGAAAACAAAAAGCTGGTGGCCGTACCGGCATCCGCAGTGATTTTCGATAAGAGTAAGAACTGGACGATGGTTTTTAAAGACCGGAACAACATAGAAACAAGGCAGGTAAGAGTGTATAGCCAGGTAGGCGATGTCGCCTACATCTCCGAAGGCCTGCAGGAAAATGAGCAAGTGATCTCTAAAAACGGGATCATGGTATATGACGCATTAAACGATTGA
- a CDS encoding efflux RND transporter permease subunit, whose protein sequence is MNKFIKNIIAFSLRNKLFVFFATALLAIAGWISYLNIPLEAFPDVTNTQITVVTEWNGRSAEEVERFVTTPIEIAMNAVQKKTSVRSVTMFGLSVIKIIFEDDVEDFFARQQVNNLLRNVQLPEEVEPDVQPPYGPTGEIYRYILRSDKRDTRELLTLQNWVIDRQLRAVPGVADIVAFGGQEKIYEISVDPVKVQQYDLTPLQVYEAVTKANLNVGGDVIEKSGQAYVVRGLGLLNTTRDIENTIVATYNDNPVLVKNIAAVEVSSATRVGQVGLNEEDDVVEGIIVMRKDENPAEVLARVKDKISEINNQVLPHDVKMEVFYDRDNLMQYCTDTVMHNLVEGIVFVTVIVFLFMADWRTTLIVSIIIPLALLFAFMCLKLKGMSANLLSLGAVDFGIIIDGAVVMVEGLFVALDHKAHKFGMERFNKLSKLGLIKRTGTGLGKAVFFSKLIIISALLPIFAFQKVEGKMFSPLAWTLGFALLGALLFTLTLVPVLVSILLRKNVREKNNPFVNFFNRIVAKGFGFTFKHKRTSVLVSTLVLALSLFSTKWLGTEFLPQLNEGALWVTAELPMSLSLPESVNMAKTLRRDLQSFPEVSNVLSQTGRSNDGTDPNGFYFLQFQVDLKPKKEWERKISMEQLIEEMDSQLSQYQGVLYNYSQPVSDNVAEAVAGFKASNGIKIYGDDLAKLDELADKVMAEVQDIQGIKDLGILRNIGQPEISVSLDEEKMAIYGVQKADAQSIIEMAIGGKTATEKYEGERKFPIRIRYEKDYRKDENDIMQLRVPTVRGENIPLKEISDLEKVTGPAFIYRDNTKRFIGIKFSIRDRDLGSTIAEAQAKVKQNIDLPAGYSIGWTGEFENQVRATSRLGQVVPISLIMIFVLLFILFGNVGDAGLVLANVPFALIGGILALHLAGMNFGISAGVGFIALFGICVQNGVILISEFHNNLKQRLPLITAITEGVKTRTRPVIMTALMAALGLTPAALSTGIGSESQKPLAIVIIGGLVSATLFTLLVFPIFYYWAVRKKHVNI, encoded by the coding sequence ATGAACAAATTCATTAAAAATATCATCGCCTTTTCCCTCCGCAATAAACTGTTTGTGTTTTTTGCCACCGCCTTATTGGCCATAGCCGGGTGGATCAGTTACCTGAACATCCCGCTGGAAGCCTTTCCGGACGTGACTAACACACAAATCACAGTGGTAACGGAGTGGAACGGCAGAAGCGCCGAAGAGGTGGAACGTTTTGTGACCACCCCCATCGAGATCGCTATGAACGCCGTGCAAAAGAAAACCAGCGTACGCAGCGTAACGATGTTCGGCTTATCGGTTATCAAAATCATTTTTGAAGACGATGTAGAAGACTTTTTTGCCCGGCAACAGGTAAACAATCTCTTGCGCAATGTGCAGTTACCCGAAGAAGTAGAGCCGGACGTACAACCGCCTTACGGCCCTACAGGCGAGATTTACCGCTACATTCTCAGAAGCGACAAACGCGACACCCGCGAACTGCTCACCCTTCAGAACTGGGTAATTGACCGTCAGCTGCGTGCCGTACCAGGCGTGGCCGACATCGTAGCTTTCGGCGGACAGGAAAAGATTTACGAAATATCGGTGGACCCTGTAAAGGTGCAGCAATACGACCTTACGCCGTTACAGGTGTATGAGGCCGTTACCAAAGCGAACCTGAACGTAGGTGGCGACGTGATCGAGAAAAGCGGCCAGGCTTACGTGGTGCGCGGCCTCGGTTTGCTCAACACCACCCGCGATATTGAAAACACGATCGTCGCTACTTATAACGACAACCCGGTACTGGTAAAAAACATTGCCGCGGTGGAAGTGTCGAGCGCCACGCGTGTGGGCCAGGTGGGCCTTAACGAGGAGGATGACGTAGTGGAAGGCATTATCGTAATGCGTAAGGATGAAAATCCGGCCGAGGTGCTGGCGCGCGTAAAAGATAAGATCAGCGAGATCAACAACCAGGTGCTGCCGCATGATGTAAAGATGGAAGTGTTCTACGACCGTGACAACCTCATGCAATATTGCACGGACACGGTGATGCACAACCTCGTGGAAGGCATCGTATTCGTTACCGTGATCGTATTTCTCTTCATGGCGGATTGGCGCACAACGCTTATCGTATCCATTATCATCCCGCTCGCACTGCTGTTCGCATTTATGTGCCTCAAATTAAAAGGCATGAGTGCTAACCTACTCTCGTTGGGGGCGGTAGACTTCGGAATTATTATTGACGGAGCCGTGGTGATGGTGGAGGGGCTATTCGTAGCGCTCGACCATAAGGCCCACAAGTTCGGGATGGAGCGGTTTAACAAGCTGTCCAAGTTAGGCCTCATCAAACGTACGGGCACCGGTTTGGGTAAAGCGGTATTCTTCTCTAAACTAATCATCATATCTGCCCTGTTACCCATCTTCGCGTTTCAGAAGGTAGAAGGCAAAATGTTCTCGCCACTGGCCTGGACGCTGGGTTTTGCCCTGCTGGGCGCCCTGCTGTTCACGCTTACGCTGGTACCGGTACTCGTATCTATCTTATTAAGAAAGAATGTGCGCGAAAAGAACAATCCGTTCGTGAACTTCTTTAACCGCATTGTGGCGAAAGGTTTCGGCTTTACATTTAAACATAAACGTACGAGCGTACTGGTATCTACCCTGGTATTGGCACTCTCCCTGTTCTCCACCAAATGGCTGGGTACAGAGTTCCTGCCACAGCTGAACGAAGGGGCATTGTGGGTAACGGCCGAACTGCCTATGAGTTTATCGCTGCCCGAAAGTGTGAACATGGCGAAAACGCTGCGCCGCGACCTGCAATCCTTCCCGGAAGTAAGTAATGTACTGTCACAAACCGGCCGCTCCAACGACGGCACCGATCCTAACGGCTTTTACTTCCTGCAGTTCCAGGTAGACCTGAAGCCGAAAAAGGAATGGGAGCGTAAGATCAGCATGGAACAACTCATCGAAGAGATGGACAGTCAGCTGAGCCAGTACCAGGGCGTGTTGTACAACTACTCGCAACCTGTGAGCGACAACGTAGCCGAAGCGGTAGCCGGTTTTAAGGCGAGCAACGGCATCAAAATATATGGCGACGATCTCGCCAAACTGGATGAACTGGCAGATAAGGTGATGGCCGAAGTGCAGGATATCCAGGGTATTAAGGACCTCGGCATCCTGCGGAATATTGGTCAGCCGGAGATAAGTGTATCGCTGGACGAGGAAAAGATGGCCATTTACGGCGTGCAGAAAGCAGACGCTCAAAGCATTATCGAGATGGCGATCGGCGGTAAAACAGCCACTGAAAAATACGAGGGCGAACGTAAGTTCCCGATCCGTATCCGTTACGAAAAGGATTATCGTAAAGACGAGAACGATATCATGCAACTGCGCGTGCCGACCGTAAGGGGCGAAAACATTCCCCTGAAGGAGATCTCGGATCTTGAGAAAGTGACCGGCCCGGCCTTTATTTACCGCGACAACACTAAACGTTTTATCGGTATCAAGTTCTCCATTCGCGACCGCGATTTGGGTAGCACCATTGCCGAAGCACAGGCGAAAGTGAAGCAGAACATCGACTTACCGGCAGGCTACAGCATCGGCTGGACCGGCGAGTTCGAGAACCAGGTGCGGGCCACCTCCCGCCTTGGGCAGGTAGTGCCTATCAGCCTGATCATGATTTTCGTTCTACTGTTCATCCTGTTCGGCAACGTGGGCGATGCGGGACTGGTATTGGCCAACGTACCGTTTGCATTGATCGGGGGCATACTGGCGTTACATCTGGCAGGAATGAACTTCGGAATTTCAGCCGGTGTAGGGTTTATCGCCTTGTTTGGTATTTGTGTGCAGAACGGTGTGATCCTCATTTCGGAGTTTCACAATAACCTGAAGCAACGATTACCACTCATCACCGCCATCACCGAAGGGGTAAAAACGCGCACCCGCCCGGTGATCATGACCGCTCTGATGGCTGCATTGGGCCTTACGCCAGCGGCCTTAAGCACCGGTATCGGTTCCGAATCACAAAAGCCGCTGGCGATCGTGATTATCGGTGGATTAGTATCTGCTACGCTATTTACGCTGCTCGTTTTCCCGATTTTTTACTATTGGGCGGTGCGTAAAAAACATGTAAATATTTAA
- a CDS encoding nucleotidyltransferase domain-containing protein gives MESLIQQRLFETGQLERVKILYACETGSRAWGFPSADSDYDVRFIYTRRISDYLSITDKNENIALPVTDRMDIGGWDFRKTLQLFLQSSAPLYEWLQSPIFYMGDRTFVEELRTLMPKYFSCRTGSQYYISTAHNVFEGELQAREVRLKKYFHALRPALAALWTVEKQTIPPMEFSALRDMVADTNWQRVVDELLLQRTKAGGKTMVNAVPLLHDWLKTTLAYCAAQSAQLPELQHTTAELDTLFRNYIAA, from the coding sequence ATGGAATCGCTAATTCAGCAACGATTATTTGAGACAGGACAACTGGAACGAGTTAAAATATTATACGCCTGCGAAACAGGCAGCAGGGCCTGGGGCTTTCCTTCGGCAGACAGTGATTATGATGTGCGATTCATTTACACACGCCGTATTTCCGACTACCTTTCCATCACCGACAAAAATGAAAACATCGCCCTACCGGTAACGGATAGAATGGATATTGGCGGCTGGGACTTTCGCAAAACCTTACAATTGTTCCTGCAATCCAGCGCGCCGCTTTACGAATGGCTGCAATCGCCGATATTTTATATGGGCGACCGCACTTTCGTGGAGGAGCTGAGGACGTTGATGCCGAAATACTTTTCCTGCCGTACGGGCAGCCAGTATTACATATCTACTGCGCACAACGTTTTTGAAGGAGAACTACAGGCCCGCGAGGTACGCCTGAAGAAATACTTTCACGCGCTACGCCCTGCGCTGGCCGCGTTGTGGACGGTAGAAAAACAAACCATACCTCCGATGGAGTTCTCCGCTTTGCGCGACATGGTGGCGGATACGAACTGGCAGCGGGTGGTAGATGAGTTGCTGCTGCAAAGAACGAAGGCTGGTGGAAAGACAATGGTGAACGCCGTACCATTGCTGCACGATTGGCTGAAGACGACCCTGGCTTACTGTGCCGCACAATCGGCACAGCTGCCCGAACTACAGCACACCACGGCCGAACTGGACACGCTGTTCCGCAACTACATAGCCGCGTAA
- a CDS encoding GDSL-type esterase/lipase family protein, with protein sequence MKYIYSVLAMLAGAGTVMGQQAEKKIDSSYANSYYVGRMEIFRTLPVQKGAIVFLGNSITERAQWGELLPGKAIVNRGIGGDNSFGVLARLDTILLTKPAKLFIDIGINDLGRGLPVVVIANNYERILQRVKTLSPKTKVFAQSVLPLNEAVLKAEYLKNKKALIIELNERIRSLATQYGATYVDLHNAVFADEHGDLKQPLTVDGIHLAPKAYVLWVDYLKSKKYL encoded by the coding sequence ATGAAATATATATACTCCGTATTGGCCATGCTGGCCGGTGCAGGTACAGTAATGGGTCAGCAGGCAGAAAAGAAGATCGACAGCAGTTACGCCAATTCGTATTACGTGGGACGTATGGAGATATTCCGCACGCTGCCCGTACAAAAGGGCGCCATCGTTTTTCTTGGTAACAGTATTACCGAAAGGGCGCAGTGGGGCGAGTTGCTGCCCGGTAAAGCCATCGTAAATCGTGGTATTGGCGGCGATAACAGTTTTGGCGTACTGGCCCGCCTCGATACGATCTTGCTGACCAAACCAGCTAAATTATTTATCGATATCGGCATCAACGACCTCGGTCGCGGTTTGCCGGTAGTGGTTATCGCCAATAACTACGAACGCATCCTGCAAAGAGTCAAAACGCTTTCTCCTAAAACAAAGGTGTTTGCACAGAGTGTGTTGCCGCTGAACGAAGCCGTGCTGAAGGCTGAATATCTCAAGAACAAGAAAGCGCTGATCATCGAACTGAACGAACGCATACGCAGCCTGGCTACGCAATACGGTGCAACTTACGTAGACCTGCACAATGCGGTGTTTGCCGACGAGCACGGCGACCTGAAACAACCACTTACGGTGGATGGTATTCACCTGGCGCCAAAGGCTTATGTGCTGTGGGTCGACTACCTGAAAAGTAAAAAATACCTGTAA
- a CDS encoding alpha amylase family protein, with amino-acid sequence MKRIILIACSAALLAITGCGKKESPGPGPGPGPEPKPDTVRGRNVIAWVDARSNVFGTYGRLNDTAGINRVLDTLKMVGVNGLVIDVKGSSGHTMYPSAYATQITTMDGKTITPGVDYVGYMVQEARKRNFKVYASIVTFVEGDGARKVGKIFDDADFRAKYESIVCDVNGNRVPVTSMGKNGFVNPAQPAVQERALNIVKEIVGKYDIDGFILDYARYTDIHADFSDFSKADFIAWLKKTYNDTEADKLKFPTDIVASWRMSNDQVLPSVTGKYYSKWLIYRCSVIKAFFEKARAAVKAVKPNVSFGVYVGAWYTTYYYVGVNWASEEYDPFNDQSIRFDWAYPNYGKTGYAETLDHLMTGNYFTQIRLADNPATASMQYHWWSIEGSINGTKYITKNKVPLYGSMDLGNVSWANTGEISKAIKYILSQTSGGVMLFDVVHIYAPQYNRLKQPLWDAVKEGTK; translated from the coding sequence ATGAAGCGCATAATATTGATCGCCTGTTCTGCCGCCCTGCTGGCCATTACCGGCTGCGGTAAAAAGGAATCACCAGGTCCGGGCCCGGGGCCTGGCCCCGAGCCTAAGCCAGACACCGTTCGTGGCCGCAATGTAATTGCCTGGGTAGACGCCCGCTCGAATGTATTTGGTACCTACGGCCGCCTGAATGATACCGCCGGCATTAACCGCGTGCTGGACACACTGAAGATGGTAGGCGTTAACGGCCTGGTGATCGATGTGAAGGGCAGCTCCGGACATACGATGTACCCAAGCGCTTATGCCACGCAGATCACGACCATGGATGGTAAAACCATTACGCCGGGTGTAGACTATGTGGGTTATATGGTGCAGGAAGCCCGTAAGCGTAACTTTAAAGTATATGCCTCCATCGTTACGTTCGTGGAGGGCGACGGCGCCCGTAAGGTGGGTAAGATCTTCGACGATGCCGACTTCCGTGCGAAATACGAATCGATCGTGTGTGATGTGAACGGCAATCGTGTGCCGGTTACCTCCATGGGTAAAAACGGGTTCGTAAATCCGGCGCAGCCTGCCGTACAGGAGCGGGCGCTGAATATTGTGAAAGAGATCGTGGGTAAGTATGACATCGACGGGTTTATTCTCGATTACGCCCGTTACACTGATATACATGCTGACTTCTCCGACTTCTCAAAGGCAGATTTTATCGCGTGGCTGAAAAAGACCTATAATGATACCGAGGCCGACAAGCTGAAGTTCCCGACCGACATCGTAGCGTCATGGAGAATGAGCAACGACCAGGTGTTGCCAAGTGTAACAGGGAAGTACTACAGCAAATGGTTGATTTACCGTTGCTCGGTGATCAAAGCGTTCTTTGAAAAAGCGCGTGCTGCGGTGAAGGCGGTGAAACCGAACGTAAGCTTTGGGGTGTACGTGGGTGCCTGGTATACCACTTATTACTATGTAGGCGTGAACTGGGCCAGCGAGGAGTACGATCCGTTTAATGACCAGAGCATCCGTTTCGACTGGGCTTACCCGAACTACGGTAAAACCGGTTATGCCGAAACGCTGGACCACCTGATGACGGGCAACTACTTCACCCAGATTCGCCTGGCTGACAACCCTGCTACTGCCAGCATGCAATATCATTGGTGGAGCATTGAAGGGTCTATCAACGGGACGAAGTACATCACGAAAAACAAGGTGCCGCTGTATGGTAGTATGGACCTGGGCAATGTGTCGTGGGCGAATACCGGCGAAATATCCAAAGCGATCAAATACATTCTTTCGCAAACTTCCGGCGGTGTGATGCTGTTCGATGTGGTGCATATTTACGCGCCGCAGTACAACAGGCTGAAACAACCACTTTGGGATGCTGTAAAAGAAGGCACGAAATAG